The DNA window CCAACCAAAGAAGTGTAAGAATTGTATGAGAAGAATttcaaatctctgaagaaagaaactgaagaagacccCAGAatgtggaaagatctcccatgctcttgggtaggcagaattaacatagtaaaaatggcaatattactAAAGGTAATCTACAAATTCAACACAATGCCtgtcaaaatcccagaaaaattcttcaaagaccttgaaagaatggtactcaacttgatatgaaaaaacacaggatagccaaaacaatcctgtacaataaaagaacttctggaggcataataatccctgacttcaaacactactacagagctacagtaatgaaaacagcctggtattggcataagaacagacagtaggatcaatggaactgaatagaagacctggatatcaatccacacaccttagaacacctgatttttgacaaagaagcaaaaaatatcaaatggaaaaaaagagagcaaatttaacaagtggtgctgacataactggatacctacatgtagaagaatgaaaatagatccatatctatcaccatgcacaaaactcaagtccaaatggatcaaagacctcaatgtaaagccagccatactgaaccttacagaagagaatgtgggaagtacacttgaacaattgacacaggagaccacttcctaaatataacaccggcagcacagacactgaaacaattaataaattggaccccctgaaattgaaaagcttctgtaaagaaaaggacatagtcaacaattcaaatgacagcctacagaacaaGAAAAGGTCTTTGTTAACCCCACGTCTGACAGAGGTCtgttcttcaaaatatataaagaactcaagaaattggtcaccaaaagaacatataatccattaaaaatggagtacagacttaaacagagaactcccaacagaggaatctaagatggctgaaagacacttaaggaaatgttcaacatccttagtgatcaaagaaatgcaaatcaaaacaactctgagattccatcttacacctgtaagaatggccaagatcaaaaacacggatgacaacttttgctggagagattgtggggaaaatggaacatttctgcatttctggtgggaatgcaagctggtacaacccctttgcatgtcagtttggtgatttctcagaaaattatgaaacaaccttcctcgagaCCAAGTAAATTccagttttgggtatatatccaaaggatgaacAATCATGCCACAGGGACATaaactcaactatgttcatagaagctttgtttgtcataactagaacctggaaacaatgtaaatgtcccccaatcaaaaaatggataaggaaaatgtggtacatttacacaatggattactacacagcagaaaaaaataacatcatctttaatttttcaggaaaatggatgaaactagaaaacattattttgagtgaggtaacctagacacagaaagacaattatcacatgtactcactcataggtggttttaaaacataaaacaaagaaaaccagcctacaaaccacaatcccagagaacttagacaatattgaggacactaagagagacttatatagatctaatcaacatgggaagtagatagtagaaaaagacaagttctcctgcaTAAACTACAGAAGGCTTGAAGGTGGGTTTGGGTGAGGCAGgtaggaaaacagagaaaaatgcagagctcaataaaaatcaataaaaaagaagtctatggaggccagatagtagaatgtggtagtttgaatgtgtaTGCTATGAGCCCCATAAACACATGTGTTTAGATGCTTGGTCTCTAGTGAGTGGCATTTGTAGGAGGTGTGATCTTCTTGGAGTTGTGTATCTTGCTGGGGCTGAGGTTTGAGATCTGTCTCAAGGAAGTCAGCTCACTTCCCGTTGTCTGCAGGTCAAGATATAAAACTCGGGTaactctccagcactatgtctgcctgcatgttgccatgtttctcaccatgaagataatggattAAGTCTtgaaaactgtaagcaagcccctattaaatgctttcctttataagaggtaCTGTGATCACGGTTTTTCTTCAAAGTAATAGAAACCAGAACCAAGACACGAGTTATTCTCAGAATTTGAGTATTAGAGTGCTGGTTTGTATTTGTTCCATATAAGCAGATGTCACCAGTTTTCCAGTCTTTTGTAACATTCACTGACATGCCAGGCTACAAGGTTCTTGGTTCATCTACAAACAAATCcaatttattttcatcatttcttatTTCACATTTAATCAATGTTATTATCTTTTTTATCAGcttaaaatatctttgtttttaagaatttttcaaatttaGGGTTTTGTtaaatccacccttcctccccatctctctgacTGTGTTCCAGTTTATCTGTTGCATGGACATTATCTCTCCTTCTACTCTCAAatcatgtgtgtgttcttaccttccCCAACCAATCTCATAGAGAcacatctttatttattaatttttccattcaaaaatttacacttccttccctcctcccattcctctcccgctcccccactcacctcttcctccttcaccctccctccttaagagagggcaggaaccctgccatgtgggaagtccacccccacatccaggcctaggaagctttgcatccaaatagactagggttccaaaaagccagtacatgcagtagaaacaagtgccagtgcctttatcaatagCTTCTCAGACAGCCCCCattgtaagccacattcagagagtctagtttgattgcatgctcattcagtcctggtccagctggatttggtgagctcccattagaacaggcacactgtctcagtgggtggaccaacccctcgcagttcagacttccttgctcatcttctccctccttttgctcttcaactggaaattgggagctcagtccattgctctgatgagagtctctgtctctatctccatccgtcatCTGATGAagattctatagtgatattcgagataatcatcagtgtgatagtggggaaaggccagttcaggagccctctcctctgctgcccaaggacctaactGGGGACATCACCTTGGAAACCTGGGATCCCCtcaagagccaagtctcttgccgaCCCAAAtgtggctcccttaatgtagatatcttcttccctgctcctatatctgtccttGCTCCATTTCCACCTTTCCACTCCCataagctctctccagtctttcctttctcccttctctcaccccctctcccttcccccaaccctacctccacccctacccccaccctcatgctcccaacttttgcccagcaatcttgtttgcttcaatttccaggaggatctatatatgttttcctatGGGTTTACCTTGTTATTTGGgtttctctaggcttgtgaactataggcttaatgtcccttgtttatggctagagtccactaatgagtgagtacatagcatattcatctttttgggtctaagTTATCTCACTCAGTGTAGCAGGAGCAGTGGAgtggcaggctgcgttcctgctgcctggccgcctggctagcttatgccctgaaataacaacacacaaactattcatttaaacactgcctaaccCATTAGTTCCAgactcttattgtctaattctcacatcttgattaacccatttctaataatctgtgtagcaccacgaagagGTGtgttactgggaaagattcagcatgtctaacctggtagctggcttcatggtgactgtcccagagaggagaggcagggcaattgcccaaggcatctgcctcactcccagcatcctgttctgtctactccacccacctatgttctaacctctcagaccaagcagtttcttattaattaaccaatgaaacagcagatagaaacactcctacatcaactcaggatagtgttttctatttccatccattcgcatacaaaattcaaaatgtaattattttttttaccactgaatagtactctaaaatgtatatatttgacactttctttatccattcttccattgaggggcatctagattgtttccaggttctggatattacaaataatgttgctatgaacatagttgaacaaatgcttttatagtatgattgagcatctcttggatatactcccaagagtgatattgctggatcatgaggtagattgattcccatattcctgagaagccaccacactgatttccaaagtggttacacaagtttgcattcccaccaacagtggatgagtgtaaatcttactccacatcttcaccagcataggctatcattggtgtttttaactattctgacaggtataagatggtatctcaaagttttttgatttgcatttccctgatcactaagtaGGTTGAACcggaccttaagtatcttttgactgTTTGAACTtcgtctgatgagaattctctgttcagatcagttccccattttttaattgggttatttagaattttaatgtctagtttcttgagttctttatatattttggagatcagacctttgtctgatgtgggtttggtgaagatctcccattcagtagaATTCCTTTTTGCCTTAacacaatgtcctttgctttacagaagcttctcagtttcacgaggtcccatttattcaatattgctcttgttgtctgtgtTACTAAGGTTATATGTcagaagtagtctcctgtgcccatgtgttgcagtctacttcccattttctcttctttcaggttcactgtgttcagatttatattgaggccagtaatccatttggacttgagttttgtgcatggtgatagatatgggtctattttcattcttctacagattgataTCTaattataccagcaccatttgttgaagatgttttctttcttccattgtaaacttttagctcctttgtcgaaaatcaggtattcataggtttgtggcttaatatctaggtctttgattcaattccattggtcaatgtctctgtttttatgccaataccaaggtgttttcattactgtagctctgtaatagagtttgaagtcaggaatggtaatgcctcaggaagatcctttattgtataggattgttttggctattctgggttttttgtttttccatatatagttgattattgttctctaaaggtctgtgaagaattttgttgggattttgatagggatggcgttaaatttatagattgcctttggtagaactgccatttttactaagttgatcctacccatccaagagcatgggagatccttccattttctggtgtccactacaatttttttctttaaagacttaaagttcttgtcaaatagatctttcactttcttggttagagttaccccaagatactttatgctatttgtggctatcatgaaaggtgaagtttctctgatttccctctctgcatcTCTATCCTTTGTATGCAGGAGGGCTACtaaatttttttgagttgatcttgtaacctgccacaacACTGAAGGTATTAATCAGCTGTAGGTGTTCTTTGgaagagttttgggggtcactgatgtacacaatcatatcatctgcaaataatgaaactttgacttcttcctttccgattcgaatACCCTttatctccttatgttgtcttattgctattgctagagcttcaagcactatgttgaagagatatggcgAGAGTGGACAGTTTCAATAAAGACTGTAAACATTCCTTCAGTAGCTATCATGCATCGTATTCCATCCTTCTTGTCATTTCTGCTGGCATACTTTGTCTTACTTTTTACTATTGTTCAGTCTATGAGATTTCATCATATCTGGTATCTTATCCCCTTCTCTCTAATGGCTCTGATATGTTTGTGCACACATTTTTGTGTCTATGTGGTATGATTTgcataaagttatgttttaaggAGATAAGTTATCACTTAAACTATAATTAAAATGTCTTAATGCTATTGATATGTTGTCCTATATAAAACTGTTGCAGAaacaggtggtagtggtacatgcttttaatttcagaacttgggtggcagaggcaggtggatcgctgtgagttcaaggccagcctggtctacaagagctagttccaggacagggttcataactacaaagaaactctgcctcCAAAAAAATGTTACAGGGTAAAGACCCAAAGTTCATTCAGCATGACAAAACTTGAAATTGAAAGTCTTCTTAAAGTGGCCATGGTTATTAATTGCAAAGAAATATTTCTCACAGTATTGCCCCTAATTCATTTTACAGGGAGCTTTAAAAGGCAATCAAATTAGAGCAAGTATATACTGCATAATAGTGTGCAGAAATTGGTGGAGAGCAATCAAAAaggttaaaacaagataaaaacatGGAGTTATTTTGGACATTTTGACTGCCAGTTTCAAGAATCGGGTTAAGTACTTTTCCAAGGGAGTCTTCAGGAAGAAAGTTGAAAAGGGAGCTCTAATTTCAGATTAAACCAAAGAGGGATACACATGAGGAAAGGTCAAGGGTCATTTGCCATGCCACAAGTCCATAGAAATATTCTCAGTGTCATTACAAATTTCTCATTTCATATCTCTAAAAAGATACATTAAGCATTGATATAATTAAATTTTGGACATTGTTGAAGTTGTTTTTATTAGCATTATGACCATATAATATTGTATTCTGGAAGTCTTTCATTACACTTGTTTGTATGGACTGTCACTTTTCGTTGTTACTCATGAGACAATGTCATATCATTCtgaatgtttcattttctctgaagtttgATATCTCTTCTTAACATTAGGTATATTCTAATCTATTGTTCATCTTcacagtaatatacatataaaataactttatatatAAATAGGCTTCTTCCTTTACTGCAGGCTGCAAATATTTGTAAGTAATAATTTGGCCAGAAGACTAGCAGGGCCAAATTCTAAGTGAAATTGCACCAAGTCACAGAATGAGCCTGTGGAATCTGGCTATCAGCATTATTTTCTTATCACAAACTATGACTGGAATACTGGGAAATTTCTCTCTAATTTTCTACTATCTAGTCCTTTACTGCAGAAAATGCACATTAAAGTCCACAGATGTGATTCTGATAAATGTAATGGCAGCCAATGCCTTGATCATTCTCTCTACAGGAGTGCCCGAAACAATGGCAGTTTGGGGACTTAAGCAATTCTTGAATGATTTTGGATGTCAGCTCCTATTGTACATTCAGGGATGTGGTAGGAGTGTGTCCATTGGTACTACTTGCCTCTTGAGTGTCTTTCAGGCTTTAACCATTTGCCCCAAAAAATCCTGCTGGAAGGATCATAAAGCCAAAGTTGAGAAATACATCGGCTGCCTCATTTCCCTCCTCTGGATCCTGTACATGTccataaatttcatttatttttcatacacaATTTTGAGCAGGAACAGCAAAAATGTGTCACAAAAACGAGATTTTGGATACTGCTCCATTGTACGGTGGAATAAAATTGGTAATTTACTCTATGCAGCATTGGTGGTTTGCCCTGaagtctttctttctgtgctcATGGCATGGTCCAGTGGCGCCATGATTGTCATTCTGTACAGACACAAGCAGAGGGTTCAACACATCCGCAGCTCTCATGGTTCCAGAAGAACCTCACCTGAGTCCAGAGTCACCCAGAACATTCTGATTCTTTTGTCTAACTTTTTGGCTTTTTATACTCTCTCCTCCATCTTAAGAGGCTACGCTGCTATTTTAAATAGTCACAACTGGTGGCTGGTAAATATCAGTAacctgacttctctgtgttttccatcttttggACCATTTGTTCTCATGAATCATTACTCTATTCTGTCCAGGCACTTTTGATGCCACATAAGGAATAAAAATCATTGAATGTCACTTTCATTACAAAAATGATATGTTTTGATTGGCGTTCAGTAGTTTACTGACCTGTCACACTCAAAATACAGAAAGTTAAGTAGGTAGCACCTTATCTTTTTAAGACTACTGAAATGAATATGGGAGCTTTGTCAGCTGGTTGGATTAGCAGCCTTAATGAGCTGTTCATATTGTTTGCGATCCACTATACTCTCGTAGCTGGGAGTGTCTTTCCTTTGACAACCTGGTGTTCGACAGACTCTGGAAAAAGCTGTCAATAAAAGTGACCTACTTGTGGCTTTCATTCTGTCAGGAGATCTTGGCTGCTAGGTGGTTTCACGGATATGTGTTCTACATTCTACCTTCAAGGAAAACTGAAATAGTTCCTGGCAATTAACTTGTTCCTCAGGATGCCCTGATCATAACAGAACTGCTCTAGTCTATCCCAATACCAGAATATAAATAGGCTTAATACCTTCCACCtcacacaaaaattaataacaatgaaAGGTGGATTCGGTGTATCATGAactttgtttgttattattttattgagaattttagcTTCATGGATATTGacttgtatatttcttttattgttgttctaTCTTTATCTGGTTTGACATCAGTGTAATGC is part of the Arvicola amphibius chromosome 8, mArvAmp1.2, whole genome shotgun sequence genome and encodes:
- the LOC119821794 gene encoding vomeronasal type-1 receptor 4-like — encoded protein: MSLWNLAISIIFLSQTMTGILGNFSLIFYYLVLYCRKCTLKSTDVILINVMAANALIILSTGVPETMAVWGLKQFLNDFGCQLLLYIQGCGRSVSIGTTCLLSVFQALTICPKKSCWKDHKAKVEKYIGCLISLLWILYMSINFIYFSYTILSRNSKNVSQKRDFGYCSIVRWNKIGNLLYAALVVCPEVFLSVLMAWSSGAMIVILYRHKQRVQHIRSSHGSRRTSPESRVTQNILILLSNFLAFYTLSSILRGYAAILNSHNWWLVNISNLTSLCFPSFGPFVLMNHYSILSRHF